A window of Myxococcales bacterium genomic DNA:
ACCCCGATGGCCTGCCGGGCGAGGGCCTGCCGCCTTCGGGCCCACAGTGCACCGCCGACCTGCCCCGGACCGTACATCTCGAGGTGCCTCCATCCGCCTCCGACGTACTTCTGCGCTTCGACGAGGTCGTCTGGAATCCCCCGATTCCCGGCGGCACATTCTCACAGCCACGGCCACCTGGCCTGACGACGGACTTCGTCGACTGCGGCGGGTGATAGCTGGGGCGCTCCGCTCGGGGTGCACCCATCCACGGCCCGTGTCCAGGAGCTGGCGCTCCTCGCTCGGACAACTCATGAGGTTCATAGTGCGACGAGGCACGCGAGACCGCAGCGAAGAGCTCGACCTCCGCGCCGCAGAGCCGAGGCCGACAGTTCCTAGTTCGGAGGCGACAAGGCGCGCAGTCCGACCTTGCAGGGCGAGGCTCGGGATGGCTCGCGTGGAAGCCTCGCGGGCTGTCCGGACTAGAAGACGCGCTCCGGCACCTTGATCGTGTCGCCCGCCTGCAGGAGGACGTCGGGCTGCTTGCCGTCGGTGATCGCGTCCAGGTTGATCTCGACGGTCACCGTCCCCTTGCCTACCTGGCGGGTGAGGATGACCCGGCTGCTCTGGGCGAGCGGCGTGAACCCGCCCGCCGCCGACAACGCCTCGACCAGGCGCAGCGACTCGGTGTACGGAATGGCGCCCGGGTGAGTCACCTGGCCGAGCACCGAGACCTTCTTCGAGTAGTACTGCTTGACCGCGACGGACACCTGCGGATCCGTCAGGATCTTCGCCTCGATCAGCTTCGCGCGGATGAGCGACGCCACATCCTGCGGCTCCTTGTTCGCGACCGTCAGGCGATTGACGTACGGGAAATCGATCGTGCCGTCAGGGCTGACGCGGTACTCGTGCGGGAGGTTCGCCTCCCCGAGTACGTGCACTTCGAACACATCCCCCGGACCGATCGTGGTGCTCGGCAGAGCGCGTGGCAGCGCGGGGCCCATGGCGGGTCGCCCAGGGCACCCGGAGAGCGCGGAAATGAAGGCGAGAGCGAGGAAAGGTGACTTCATGGGTGAGGAGGGCTCGAGCGGCTACGGCCGCCCGGCCCGGCCGCACTCGCTCACATGAACCAGCGCGCGCCGAGACTCGCCTGAACGCGGCGGTTGTTGAGATCGAAGACCTGATTGCCGCCGACGGGGACGACCACGTCGCTGATTTGCTGCGCGTAGTCGACGGTGAGGTTGAGCCCGAACGAGTCCACGAAGCGGTACTCGCCGAAGAGCGAGGCGCCCGGACGGAGGTTCGAGAACCCGCCCGCCGTCCCCGCGACCGTCCCGCCGTTCGCGTCGAAGAGGGCCGGGAGCGTGAGGATGTCGACGAAGCCGTCGAGCGCGAGGATCGCGCGCCCCGCGAACATGTAGCTGAGTCGGCCGTAGATCTTGTCGAGCCCGGTGTAGCTGCCGAGCACCGTGTTCTGCCCGCCGCCGTAGAGATAGGTAGGCTTGTTCGCGAACGACTGGGCCGAGCCGGTGAGCACGTCCCGGCTGTACCCGAGGGTCAGCGTAGAGACGGCGGTGACGGCCTGGGTCGGGTCGGGCGCGGCGGCCCCGGTGAGGTAGATCGTCGCTTCGGCCTGCGCGTTGATGCTGTCGAACTGCGACGTCTGATTGAGGCCACCGCCCGCGAGGAACGTCGCGGAGTACCCAAGGGCACCGACGACCGACAGGCGAGGAAGCACGAGTCCCGTCACGCCTGCGCGGGTGCGCACAGGCACCGCGTCGTTGAGGGTGAGAATCGACCGGTCGGAGTTCGGGTAGCTGACGAACTGGACCGAGGTCTCGGTGAAGAGCGCCGTCTTCGGCCTGAACTTCCAACGGTTCTTGAATGAGACCTCGTGCGTGAGGTTCGACAGCGACGTCGCCCCAGTGTTCTCGTACAGAGCCCCGAAGAACTGGTAGCCGAGGTGCAGGTCGAGCGTGCCCTGGCCGGGGATCACGATCACTTCGGCGCCCGCGTTCAGGTCGCTTCGATCGAAAGTGAGCCCGCCAGCGCCGGCGGGAATGGACGACGGCTGCACCATGCGCTGGTATCCGCCGAAGAAGCCCACACCGACAGGGCGACCTGGGAGGACGTCGCCGCGGAAGAACGCGTGAACGTTCATGTTGCGCTCGGCATTCACCTCGGTTCCGAAGAACTCGCGGTAGGTGCCGGCGACCGAGCCACGGTAAGAGAAGCTCGGCGCTGCCTGCCCGAGGCGCTGCGGCCCAAGGGACTGGATGGTCAGCGATGGGGTAACACGCAGCGTTCCTGCCTCGCGAACGCCGCCGTTGGCTAGCACCTGGCCCGCCGGGGGATCCTTGTGGGACCGCGCGTACCAGTTGGAGTCGTAGCCAACCTCGGCGCCGACGCCGGGATGCAGCTCGGAGTCGCCAACGCGTACGCCGATACCCTCTTGGTACGAGCGATCGCGAAGCCACGCCTGCGCGCGAGCTTCCTTCGCTCCACCGAAGGTAGCTACCGCGAAGGGAATCGCGACAGCGGCAAGAAGAGGAATGCGCCTGGCGAGCCGCGGCCCGCCCAAAGTTCGGTGGTCACTCATGTTGTATTACGCGGTCTACCCGGCCCCGTGGCCCGTCCATAACACGAGTGGGCCCAACTTCTCCCCCTCAAACTGGATTCAACTGAGATTAATTTGGACGCTGCGGGGGGACCGCTGGCACCTATGACGCTCAACGCCAAGGGACGCGATGGAACCCCCCCCACATGCACGCCCGAAGTCGAACTACCGCTGGCAACTAAGGCACGGCGGAGGCAACGGGTTCGGGGTCACCGGGAACCCGGGGTACGTGGCGTCGTCCGGCGCGACCGTAGGGTCGATCGTCGTCTTCACCGCAGTGTCACCGACGAAGGCGGACTCCTCGCCCACGCACTGGCTGGCTTCCGAGCCGAGCTGCTCCGAGCGCTGCGCGAGCACCGCCAAGACTGAGTATTCGTGGTTCGCAGCCTCAGCGTCGTTCCGCGCCACCGACGACTTCAGCGCCGCTGCACGGTCTGCCGCGGTGCGGCTCGCGGTGTTCACCTGCGAGAGCTTGTCGTTCAGGCAGAGCGACTTGACCACGTCGCGAGACTGGCGCGCCGTCTGTAGCTTCTTCGCGATCGCCGCAGACTGGTTCTGCATGCGCGTGAGCCGGCGGCTCGCCTCTTCCAACTGCTCCTGCGGAGTGAGCTGGGTCTTCTTTGAGAAGTCCACCTGCGCGTCCGGGCTCCGGGTCCCGGCCCCAGACTGCTGAGCGACTGCGGGCGACGCGAAGTACGCGACGGCCCCGAGAGCCACAACCCATTTGAGTGTCAGTAGACGCATCCCCGTCTCCTAAAGTGCGGGCACACCCGCGTTGTCAACGATGAACCTACTCTGGTTCCGAGAGTAGTGTCAACGAACTCATTGTGTCGTTCTTTTTTTTTTGGACCTTGGTCGGCGGGTCCACGAGAGCCGCGAAGTTCCGGGTGTGTCCATTCCCCACGTGTACGTTGCGCGCGGGGGGCCGTGCGTTCAGCAAATCGTCGTTGGCCTCCAAATGAGAGACGGGCCGGTCCGAAGACCGACCCGTCGGAGAATCCGGGGCGAGAGCTACTTCGACTGCTGCACGAAGGTGACCGGGATCGAGAGCGTGGAGCCGCTACCGCCGGGGGCCGCGAACTGGGCGTTCTTCACGTGGCGCGCGATGCACGAAGCCACGCTGGCGGACAGGCCCGTGTTGGAGCCCACGCTCGCGGAGTTCACCTCGCCGTTCGGGCCGATCTTAGCCACGATCTGGACCTTGCCGGCCATCGAGGGGTCGGTGTTGAGGCCCGCCTGGTAGCAGGCGCGGAAGCGGGGTCGAAGCCCGGCGATGACGCGGTCTGCGTCGGAGACGGGGACGGTCGCAGCGGTGCCGCCGACCTGCGCGACGCCCGTGGGGCCGACGACCTTGGTCTCGGTGCCCGCCGACGTGCCGGTGCCGCTGGAGCCGGTGCCGCCGCCGATGCCACCGAGGCCCCCGCGACCGCCACCGCCCTGCACGGGGCCACCGCCGCTACCCGTGCGGAGATCGCCGCCGGTGCCGCTAACGCCAGCGCCGCTGGCGGCCGCCGCGCTGAGGTCCACGGGCGGAATCTCGCCGTTGCGGCCGAGCGCGCCGGAGACCGACGACTGCCCGCCGAGCGCGGCGAGGAGCTGCATCTGCATCGCCTCGGCCTGCTGCGTGAGAGCGGCCGCCTTCGCGTCGCTCACCGAGCTGCTCTTTCCGGCGCCCGCGTGCGACGCGTGCTGACCGCCACCGGCGGGCTTCGACGCGGCGGCCGCGGTGTTCGCCGCGGTCGCCGTGGGCGACACCGTGTTGTCGGTCGGGACCTCGAGCGGAGGCGGCGTGGGGATGTTCTTTAGCTGATCGATCAACGCCGACACCGAGATGCCCTCGCTCACCGGCGGGTCCATCCAGTCGGAGTACATCGCCCCAACGAACCCGAAGTGAACGAGGAAGCTGAACGCCGCGATGATGGTGAGCGTCCAGTCGATCTCGTTCGCGACCCCACCGCGCACGGAGAGCGGAAGCTGCGGGCGCGGCTGCACGGGAGGGGGCGCGACGAACTGGAACAAGAACGTCGTGTCGCCTATGACGACCTTGCCACGCGCGTCTTCGGTGAGACGCACCTGGTAAGCGTTGCCGACCTTCTTCGCCTGGCCGCGCAGCGCGGCCAGATCGGTGATGCCGCTCGTGAGAGCGAGGCGACCGTTCATGCCGTCGATGAAGTTCAGGTAGTAGTCGGCGCCAATGAGCTCGAACAGCTTGAAATTCGCGGGCAGGTTCTGCGCCTGCAACACGAACATCGCCTTCTCGTTCGCGCCCACGGTGACGCTCGTGCGCTGCTTGATGATGCGCTCTTCGAGCACGCGCCCGCCCTGTACGAGACCGAGGCGCAGCACCTTCGGACCGGTCTGGACCGACATGGCGCGCATGACCGCGGTCATTTGGCCCGGGCGGGTCGAGTTGTTCGGCTGCATTCCCATCTGAGACATCTTGGGGCCTTTCCGTCGCGGATCGCGGACGCAAGGTGGAAAGCGATTCGTCCCTAATGACAGCGCTGGAGGACGAAGGTTCCGACGTTTTCACTCTACAGGACGATTCTCCTCGGGTGAGAACTTTTCGTCGCCGCCCAGACCGAGGAGGCCTCGGTCGCCGAGCACCTCGAGGCGGGCGACGAAGGCGTCGGCGGCGAGTGAGCCGTCCTTGGCCGCGCGGCGGCCTCGCGCATGCAACGCGGCGCATCCCACCGCCCCTGCGAGCCCGAAGCCCACCACCGTGAGCGCCTGCCCTACGAGACCTGTCGTGACGAGCTCCTGCACGTCGCCCGCCAGACTCGCAGGGTCGGCGAGCCCGCGGCGCATGAGAAGCGCGGCGAGCAAGAACCCCACGCTCGACGAGAGGCTCGCGCAGACCCGCGGCACGCGGCTCCAGCGGGCCAGGCGGTGGTCGAGCTCCGTCATCTGCTCGTTCAGCTCCGCCGTTCGACGGACCACGTCGCGGTGCGCCACCGCGGCGAGCGTCTCGGCCTCCCACGACGAAGCCTCCCTCCGCATGGCGCGAGCGATGCGCCCCGCTCGCCGCGCGCCCGCGTCACCGCGGAGCTCCTCGACGACACGATCGAGATCGTGGGACGTCGCGCTGAGCACGAACCACAAACGGCGAGCGCTCGCCAGGAAACAGGCGAGCGCTACCAACGCTGCAGCGAGCGGGATGATCATGAGCTCGGCGAGCCCGTGCGCGACTCAGAACGGGTCGTGGTGGGTCGCCTCCTCGATACGATCGAGGAAGGGCTGGCGGAGCTCGGCGAGCGTGAGCTTCGCCTGGATCTTGCTCACGTCGACGGAGGCCACCGGCTTCTGAACGCGGCCGACGATGGTGACCTCGTTGATGGTGATGACCCCCTTGCCCTCCGCGCTCGCGGAGCCGGGGATCGACATGAGCAGCACACCCAGGCACGCAGCGAACAACGACTTCTTCATTGGGGAACTCCTGAGGACAGCTTGAGGCCAGCGGGGCTCGTCCGCCAGCGGATGATCAGCCCGCGTCAGCGGCGGGCGTGGCGGGCGCCTCCGCGGGGGGAGCCGGAGCCGCGGGGGCCGCGGGGGCCTCGGGCGGCGTGGGGGTCGGCTGCGGCCCTACGGCGGCGCTGCTCGCAGGGGCGGCGGGCGGGGCCGACGCGGCGGGCGGGGCCGACGCGGCGGGCGGGGCCGACGCGGCGGGCGGGGCCGACGCGGCGGGCGGAGCAGCCCCGGCATCGGGCGCCGCTGCCGGAGTGGCGGCGGGCGGCGGGGCGGCGGCGGCGGCCTTGACCTCGGCCTGCTTCGCCTTCGCGCGGTTCAGGAGGTCGTCGACGTCGTCGCCCTTTTCGGCGCGCGCACCGCGCATCGTCTTGTAGGCCTCGAACTCGCGGATGGCCTGGGCCGCCTGCTCGTTCGCGTTCATGCCCGGGATGCTCTGCGAGACCAGGAACAGCAGCCCGAGGTTGTAGTGCGCGATGCTGAGGGTCGAGTCGAACGCGAGGGCCTGCTCGAGCTCGCGCTTCGCATCCACCGGGCGACCCACGAGCCGGTAGGCGTCGCCGAGGTTGAGGCGCGCGTGAGGGCTCTTGGGGGCGAGGCGCACGCCGCGCTCGAGGACCGGGAGCGCCTCTTGCGCGTTGCCCGCCTCGAGCTTGATGGCGCCCAGCTGGATGGCGCTCTCGGCGAGGTCTGGGCGCTTCGCGTAGGCCGCCTCGAAGGCCGCGAGCGCCGCCGCTCGTCGGCCGTTCTCGCGAGCGATGAGGCCGCGAAGGAGGTGCGCCTCCGCGTTGTCCTTGTCGCGCGCAGGCGCCGTGTCGCCGAAGCCGTCGAGGATGGCCGTGATGGCGTACTTCGCGAGCTCCATCTTGCGTGCGCGGAAGTGGTCGCGCGCGATCGCGACCATGGCCTCCTTGTGGTTTGGGTTCATGCGCAGCGCGTCTTGCGCGAGCTGCTGCGCGGTTCCGTGGTCCTTCTGGAGCGACTTGATCTCGGCCAGATAGGTGGTGAGCGTGGGCGAGTCGGGGCTCTTCGCGCGCTTCTCGGTGAGGAAGGTGTCGGCCTCCCCCACCTTGCCCGAACCCGCAAGGGCGAGCGCGTAGGCGCCAATCGCGTGCTCGTGGTCCGGTTGGAGCGAGATGGCCGTGCGGTACTCCTGCATCGCGCCATTGCTGTCACCGAGGCGGTCGAGCACGACGCCCAGCGAGTAGTGCGGCGCGGCCGCCTTCGGATCGGCGGCCGAGGCCTCGGCGAAGCCCTTCCGGGCGCCCTCGATGTCGCCCTCGACCCAGGCCTTGAAGCCGCGGTCGTAGGCGTCCTTCGCGGAGCCCGAGAGCCCGGTGCCGCCGTCGCCGACGCCGGTCTGAGCGAAGCCCGGGCTGCCGGGACCGGCACCGGGACTCGTGCCCACCCCCGAGGGGGACTTCACCGCCGGTGTGTCGCCACCGCAGCCGGTCGCGGAGCCGGCAAGCGCTGCGAGAATGGCGCCAAGGCCGGCCGCGGTCGCGAGCGACCTCCCGAGCGACGGACGACGCGAGCGAGCGTGGGGAATTGACGAGAGTGGCATGACTTCCTCGGAGTTCATCGGGATCACGGGGACGCCGGCAGGGGCGACGGGGCGCCGGAAGGCGGCGGCACGGCGGTTTGACCCGAGCGTGTCTGAACGAATTGGCCGTCGGTGTACGTGAGCTTCTTCGACTTGTCGGAGGGATCGGTCGTCCCCTCGACGTAGGTCCGCATCTTCGCCTCGCCGATGACCTCGGTGAAGTACGCGAGTCGGGCGACAGCGCGCTGGATGGCCGGATTGCGCACGTTGAACTTGCGAGCGAGCGCGACCGCGGTCGCGTAGCGCCGCACCATGACCTCGTCGGAGCCCGTGAGCTCCTTCTCCTTCTTGGTGCGCCACTCTTCCTTCACTCGGTCACGGATCTCGCCGGCCTTCTCTTCGAGCTCCGGGCGACCGCTGTTCTCGAGCTTCTTGAGGTTGTCCTCCTGCGCCTTGGTGAAGTACTTCAGCGCGGGCGGGACCAGGTTGTAGAGGCCGGTACGGAGCGTGTCGTACAGCGACCCTTGGCGGGCAATCATCGCCGGGAGCCAGTCGGCAGAGGGGTACTTCTGCACGAGACGATCGAGGGCGACGTCCCACTTGTCGGCGTCGGCGGCGTTGAGCTGGTACTTGCCCTTCCGCCCCTTCCCGTCACCGATGACGTCGGTGATGGCGCCCTGGTACTTGTGCTTCGCGTCGATCTCGTACTTCTCGCGGACCTGCTCGTCGATGAGCGTGAACTCGGCCTCCGCGACGTAGTCGATGAAGGGAGGAGACATCGCCTCGGGCTTGCCATCCTTCCCGGCGCCGCCGCGCGACTTCTGGTTCTCCCAGGCGTCGACCGTGCGCTTGAACCAGAGGTGGTACTCCTTGTCGCCCGCGGTCTTCTTCATTTTGGCGACGCTGAACGCGGCCTCGACGACGTACTTCGTGGCGACCGCGCTGGTGCGGTAGGCGTTGTGGAAGGAGATGAGCGCGGCCTCGGCGGAGAGCCGGAAGGTGCGGTTCTGCCCCGTGTCACCGCCCTGCGAGTTCCACTGCTTGTGGTCGAAGTCGGCCATCAAGTAGTCGGCGTTCGCCTTCTCGTCGGGCGAAGGCGTGAGCTTCATGAACGCCTTGTGCGTGGCGCCCATCTTGTCGCGCTGCCCCATGGCGGCGTAGAGGATCATCGCGTTCTTCGCGGCGATCTTCCGCTTGTCGGCGGCGAAGCGCTCGTTCGTCGCGACCTTCTCGTAGGTCTCGGCGGCGCGCTGGTAGTTGAAGAAGCTGTAGTACGTCGTGCCGAGCGCGTCGTACGCGTCGTCGAGGAACTTGAGCCGCTCCGCGTACTTCTTGGGATCCGGCGCGGCCTTCGTCTTGAGGTCGCCCTTCTGGAGCTTGTCGAGACGCTCGTCGCTGCCGTACTCGCTGATGAACTTGTTGTAGAGCTCGATCGCGCGGCTGAACTCGCCCACCTGCTTGTAGGCGTAGGCGGCGTTCATCGCGGCCTCGGGCGCCTCGTCGCGGGCCGGCGCGGCCTGAAGCGCCGCGTCGTACATGCCGGCCGCCTCGCGCCAGAGCGCGTCGCGAGCTGCGCCCGGGGGAGCGCGCCGCGCCTCCTCGAACTTTGCACGGGCGCGCACGAAGGCGGCCTCCTGCAGGGTCGGGTTGACGATGAGTCCTTCCTTCGCCGTCTGCTCGGAGGTGATCGCGCAGGACTTGGCGCGCATGGCCTCGGCGAGCTCGGTGGAGCGCTTGGCGTCGCGCATGAGGTTGCTCATCGTGATGAGCTTCTCCCAGGCGCGGTAGCCGAACTCGTCCTTGCCGCAGTGCTCCTGGTACATGGGCTCGAAGCGCGCTCGCGCGAGCTCGAACTGTCCGTACACGAAGTAGGTGTCACCCGCGTAGAACTGGTAGTCGACGGCGTGCTTCTGGAGGTCGCGGTTCGCGGGCACCCGCGCGACAAAGTCGTCGCGCGCCTGGATGCTCTGCTGGACCACCGGCGGTACGGGGTCGGCGACCACCTTTCGCGTGGCGACGTCGGGCCCGTCGAACTTCACCTCGACCCGCTTCTCGACGCCTCCGGAGCCCTTCGTGTCCTCGAACTGCTGGAACGCGATGTCGCGGTCCACGTCGCTCACGTCGACGACGAAGAACGCCGCGTTGTCGAGGTACTTGTCGTCCTCGTTCGAGTCTCGGACCTCGATCGCCGAGGAGAGCGCGTCGTCGATCTCCTTGCGTGTAGGCTCCCCGTATTTCTCCTTCTGGAGCTTGTGGAGCACCACCTGGATGCGCACCTGCTGGTGCCGCGCGTCGGCGAGCCAGTAGCGCGTCTCGTAGGCGTCGGGGGCGTTCTCGTCCTGCTTCAGGTAGCCGTCCCAGCCGATGCCCGCGAGCTTGTACTCGCCGTACGCGCGGGTGAGGAGGTCGAGCTGTCGCGCGGCGTCGCCGGTCTCGCCGGCTGCGAGGAGGGCCGCCTTGCCGTTGTTGGTGTGCGCCGCGGCGGCCTGTCGGAGCCCGCCACGCACGAGGCGTTCGGCGTTCTGGATGGCGGCCGGGTTGTCCTTGTTGGCGTCGACCCACGGCTTGTTGCCGACGTAGTTCGCGAGCGCCGTGCGGGCCTCGAGCGCCTTCTGAGACGCGGCCTCGTGCTCCGCGGTGCCCTGCTTCTTGCTCAGCGCGAGCTGGTCGTAGGTCTCCGCGAGCCCGTTCTGCACGTCGGGCGCGGTGGGATCCATCGGCCACTTGGTCAACATCGCCGTGTACACTTCGATGGCGTTGTTGAACTGGTTCAAGCTCCGGAACTCGGAGGCGAGCGCCCGGTAGATCTCGATGGTCCAGGGCTTGTCCTGAGGGATGAGGCTCGAGTCGCGGACGCGATCGACCGCGACGTGGAGCTTTCGCTCCGCGACCTCGGGACGAGGCTCGGTGTCGACGATGTCCGGCCGCTGGATGTACGGCTCGTTCGCGCCGGGGCCCGCGAAGTCGATGTTCGTGAGCGAGCCCGCGATGTACGTGTAGGCCTCGTTGCGGAAGTCCGCGCCCGTGTCGCCCGTGAGCTTCTGCTGCTCGTCGGTGTAGTTGAGGAGCTTGACGAACTCCTTCGTCGCGTGCTCGTAGCGTTGCTGCTTGAAGAGCGTCCACGAGTACTTGTAGAGCGAGACGCCGTAGATCGGCGGCTTCTGGTATTTGAGCGCGCGGGTGTACGCGCTGGCCGCGCGGTTGAAGCCGTAGACGCTGGCGGGCTCATCGCGGACGTAGCCGGCGCCCAGGTCGAGCTGGTCGAACTCCCAGTTGCCAATCTGCCACCAGATTTCGGCGACGTACTTGGGGTCGTCGCCGGGGAGCACGTTCGGCTGCGTGAGGTACTCGCAGGAGCTCGGGAACACCTCCACGTAGCTCGAGTCGGCACCGTTCTTCTTCAGGTTCCGCGGATCGCGGTTCAGGTTTCGCCACGCGGCCCAGTAGGTCTCGTCGTGGTCTTGCGGCATCGGGAGGATGCTGTCGCGCTCGGGCCGCTTGGGATCGGGGGGCGTGGGGTACGCGTACTTGTTGTGGCACACGAGGGAGCGCCACACCTGTTGGCCTTCGTCGTTCCGGCCCGAGTCGACGTACGCGTGCCCGAGGAAGTAGTAGACGCCGGCGAGCTCGCGGTACCGCGGGAAGTCGACGATGATGCGCTTGTAGAGGGCGATCGCGTCCTTCAGGCCCACCTCGAGAGGATCGGTCGCGTCCTCCGAGCGGGCGCGCTCTTCGTACAGCGCCGCGAGGCGATACATCGCGTCCGGGGTCGCCTCGGGCTGCGCGCGAGGACCCTGGTAGCGCTCGACGAACTCCTGAAGCCGCTTGATGGCCGTGTCGCGCGCCTTGCGGAGCTCGGCCTTCTCGACGAGGAGCTCTCCGTCGAGCCCCGCAAGAATCTCCTTCTTCTTGGTCTCGTAGTGGAGGCGAATGATCGAGGTGACCGCGTCGCGATAGTCCTTCGCGCCGCGTTCGTAGGTGCCCATCTGTCCGCGCATTTGGTCGAGCGCCGCCACCTGGCCGGGCGTCGGCGGAGGCGGAGGGGGTGCGGCCTTGCGGAGCCTCGGCGACCCCGTGGGGGCCGTCTGCATGCCCTTGATCTGATCGGGCGCGCCGACCGCGGGTGAGGCGGGCTCGGGTGCCGCGTCAGCAGCGGCAGCCCCCGCGTCGGACGCAGCGGTCGTCCCGGCGTCGGCGTCGGTGCCCACCGCGGCCCCGGCGTCACCCGTCGTCGCGCCCGCCGGCTGCGCGGCCCCCGAGCCAACGTACAGCGCCAGAGTGCTCAGGGTCAGGAGGCCAAGAGTCGATCGTCTAAAATTCTTCATCGTCGAATCCCCACACGCAGAGGAGAGCGGAGTTTGGCTCGAACAGACCCGGATCGCCCTGCGGAAGCGGCGCGCTCATCGGGTCATCGGCCGGGGCGCGAGCCGAGCGCGCCGCGGCCGGTGGAGGCGGGGTCACTTCAGCGGCTTGCCCGCGCTGTCGCTGGAGTCGTCGAGGACCTCGCGGAGCTCCTCGTCGAGGAGG
This region includes:
- a CDS encoding AgmX/PglI C-terminal domain-containing protein translates to MSQMGMQPNNSTRPGQMTAVMRAMSVQTGPKVLRLGLVQGGRVLEERIIKQRTSVTVGANEKAMFVLQAQNLPANFKLFELIGADYYLNFIDGMNGRLALTSGITDLAALRGQAKKVGNAYQVRLTEDARGKVVIGDTTFLFQFVAPPPVQPRPQLPLSVRGGVANEIDWTLTIIAAFSFLVHFGFVGAMYSDWMDPPVSEGISVSALIDQLKNIPTPPPLEVPTDNTVSPTATAANTAAAASKPAGGGQHASHAGAGKSSSVSDAKAAALTQQAEAMQMQLLAALGGQSSVSGALGRNGEIPPVDLSAAAASGAGVSGTGGDLRTGSGGGPVQGGGGRGGLGGIGGGTGSSGTGTSAGTETKVVGPTGVAQVGGTAATVPVSDADRVIAGLRPRFRACYQAGLNTDPSMAGKVQIVAKIGPNGEVNSASVGSNTGLSASVASCIARHVKNAQFAAPGGSGSTLSIPVTFVQQSK
- a CDS encoding polysaccharide export protein, which encodes MGPALPRALPSTTIGPGDVFEVHVLGEANLPHEYRVSPDGTIDFPYVNRLTVANKEPQDVASLIRAKLIEAKILTDPQVSVAVKQYYSKKVSVLGQVTHPGAIPYTESLRLVEALSAAGGFTPLAQSSRVILTRQVGKGTVTVEINLDAITDGKQPDVLLQAGDTIKVPERVF
- a CDS encoding tetratricopeptide repeat protein — its product is MKSPSGVGTSPGAGPGSPGFAQTGVGDGGTGLSGSAKDAYDRGFKAWVEGDIEGARKGFAEASAADPKAAAPHYSLGVVLDRLGDSNGAMQEYRTAISLQPDHEHAIGAYALALAGSGKVGEADTFLTEKRAKSPDSPTLTTYLAEIKSLQKDHGTAQQLAQDALRMNPNHKEAMVAIARDHFRARKMELAKYAITAILDGFGDTAPARDKDNAEAHLLRGLIARENGRRAAALAAFEAAYAKRPDLAESAIQLGAIKLEAGNAQEALPVLERGVRLAPKSPHARLNLGDAYRLVGRPVDAKRELEQALAFDSTLSIAHYNLGLLFLVSQSIPGMNANEQAAQAIREFEAYKTMRGARAEKGDDVDDLLNRAKAKQAEVKAAAAAPPPAATPAAAPDAGAAPPAASAPPAASAPPAASAPPAASAPPAAPASSAAVGPQPTPTPPEAPAAPAAPAPPAEAPATPAADAG